From one Bdellovibrionota bacterium genomic stretch:
- a CDS encoding XRE family transcriptional regulator, giving the protein MKAAVKTPENRREKSKTHGADSVFEDLGFSPEESVIFERRTELVDLIIACVRKLKYNRRDLEKKLDEPQPRISELMRGKIARFSVEKLLRYCDRLEIPVGFQLLRARPK; this is encoded by the coding sequence ATGAAGGCGGCCGTAAAGACACCGGAAAATAGACGAGAAAAATCAAAAACACACGGGGCAGACTCGGTGTTTGAAGATCTGGGATTCAGCCCGGAAGAAAGCGTCATTTTTGAGCGACGGACGGAATTGGTCGATTTAATTATCGCCTGCGTTCGAAAACTTAAATACAACCGACGGGATCTAGAAAAGAAACTGGACGAGCCGCAGCCGAGAATCAGTGAACTGATGAGAGGCAAGATCGCGCGATTTAGCGTAGAAAAACTGCTCCGATATTGCGATCGACTGGAAATCCCGGTCGGCTTCCAGTTGTTACGCGCCCGGCCCAAGTAA